GCGTTCCGCAAGAGCGGCGCATGGTCGCGGGCCTCTATTCCAACCGGTTGAAGGACGGGATGCTGCTGCAGGCCGATCCGACGATCATCTACCCGATCACCAAGGGCAAGCCGCTCGGCCGGCGCATTCGCCAGTCGGAGATCGCCGCGGTCAACGACTACAACACTTATTCGATGGTCGGCCTGCCCAAGGGCCCGATCACCAATCCGGGGCGCGAGAGCATCCGCGCAGTGCTCGATCCTGCACGGACCGAGGCGCGCTACATGGTGGCGGACGGCAGCGGAGGCCACGCATTCGCCCGGACGCTCGACGAGCACAATCGCAACGTGCAGAAATGGTTCGCGCTGCGCCGCGAACGCGGAGAGATGTAGGCGCTTGGCGGACGGCGCGCTGATCGTCACGGCCCGGCTGCCGAAGGACCTGCATGGCTGGGCGACAAGGCTGCGCGACGCGCACTTCCCTCCCGAGCGAAACTATCTCGAAGCGCATGTCACGCTGTTCCACGCCCTCCCGCCGCAATGCGAGGACGAGGCGCGCGGGATGCTTTCGCGCCTGTGCGCCGAATGCGCGCCGGTCGATGCGCGTCTGGAAGGGCTGATGAGCCTTGGCGGGGGCACCGCGCTCAAACTTTCCAGCCCGGGGATGCTGGAGCTGAGGGACGCGATCGCCGATCACTTTCACGGAATGCTGACCGCGCAGGACCAGCATCGCCCGCGCCTGCACCTTACGATCCAGAACAAGGTCAAATCCGCGGAGGCGAAGGCGCTTCAGGCAGAGCTGGCCGGGACGATCGAACCGCGCGGTTTCCGGTTCGCCGGGCTGGCGCTGTTTCGCTACGCCGGAGGGCCGTG
The genomic region above belongs to Qipengyuania spongiae and contains:
- a CDS encoding 2'-5' RNA ligase family protein, producing MADGALIVTARLPKDLHGWATRLRDAHFPPERNYLEAHVTLFHALPPQCEDEARGMLSRLCAECAPVDARLEGLMSLGGGTALKLSSPGMLELRDAIADHFHGMLTAQDQHRPRLHLTIQNKVKSAEAKALQAELAGTIEPRGFRFAGLALFRYAGGPWDSLGEWSFRGKAHV